In the genome of Bradysia coprophila strain Holo2 unplaced genomic scaffold, BU_Bcop_v1 contig_232, whole genome shotgun sequence, one region contains:
- the LOC119075885 gene encoding arginine kinase-like → MEARKEEFRKYLEESGVISALTKAIIKLYEMKYDRPESAVAFIQQHLVDSSPSLTEYQNVLNELEESRARIAALERELDGKAGMATMATDMCPLEKLHNNPDCKSLLKAHLTTDLFEKLKDKKTATGKTLHDCINSGLMQPKSSVGIYAADHDAYDIFCEIFDPIIADYHKFPADQSHPPGDGWAGDDSLFVDLDPSPDHQYIKSTRIRCARSMENFPLNPGMSEKDYSDLMTQVTDVLATLSGDLSGKFYPLEEMDPADEEKMIRDHQLFKSGDEHLRDAGALNHWPKGRGIYKNATDTFLVWVNEEDHLRFISMDQSGDIQKTYNRLKEAVTQCSNSLKFKRHDRLGWITFCPTNLGSSIRASVMIRLPNLAAKGNLNEIADEYHLQIRGTHGEHSETVDGLYEISNKRRLGITEFDAVKEMYDGIKALLEAEKLGAPNNDEATV, encoded by the exons ATGGAAGCGAGAAAGGAAGAATTCCGTAAATATTTAGAAGAATCGGGTGTCATCAGTGCGTTGACCAAAGCGATcataaaattgtatgaaatgaaGTACGATCGACCGGAAAGTGCCGTAGCATTCATCCAACAGCATTTGGTGGACAGTTCTCCCTCCTTAACCgaatatcaaaatgttttgaacGAATTGGAAGAGAGCCGGGCGAGAATTGCAGCGCTCGAAAGAGAACTGGACGGAAAAGCGGGGATGGCAACGATGGCAACCGATATGTGTCCACTGGAAAAGCTGCACAACAACCCTGACTGTAAATCCCTGTTAAAAGCTCACCTCACCACCGACTTGTTCGAAAAGCTCAAAGACAAGAAAACTGCTACCGGCAAAACGCTACACGATTGCATCAATTCGGGACTGATGCAGCCCAAATCATCGGTGGGAATTTATGCGGCCGATCATGATGCCTACGACATTTTCTGCGAAATATTCGATCCGATTATCGCGGACTATCACAAATTTCCTGCTGATCAGAGTCATCCACCGGGCGATGGTTGGGCCGGTGATGATTCACTGTTCGTTGATTTAGATCCGAGTCCGGATCATCAGTACATTAAGTCGACACGAATTCGATGCGCCCGGTCCATGGAAAATTTCCCGCTTAATCCGGGAATGAGCGAAAAAGATTATTCCGATTTGATGACGCAGGTGACCGACGTTCTAGCTACGTTAAGTGGTGATCTGAGCGGTAAATTCTATCCACTGGAGGAAATGGATCCGGCCGACGAAGAGAAAATGATTCGAGACCATCAACTGTTCAAATCTGGAGACGAACACTTGAGAGACGCTGGTGCGCTGAATCATTGGCCGAAAGGTCGTGGAATCTATAAAAATGCGACGGACACATTTCTGGTTTGGGTCAATGAGGAAGATCATTTGCGTTTCATTTCCATGGACCAGAGTGGTGACATCCAGAAAACGTACAACCGTTTGAAGGAGGCCGTCACACAATGCTCCAATTCCTTGAAGTTCAAACGACACGATCGTTTGGGATGGATAACATTTTGCCCCACCAATTTGGGATCATCGATCCGGGCGTCGGTTATGATCCGTTTGCCGAATTTAGCAGCCAAGGGGAACCTGAATGAAATTGCGGACGAATACCATTTGCAGATTCGTGGGACGCACG gCGAGCATTCGGAAACTGTCGATGGACTGTACGAAATTTCGAATAAACGAAGATTGGGCATAACGGAATTCGATGCGGTGAAGGAAATGTATGACGGTATCAAAGCACTGTTGGAGGCCGAAAAATTGGGAGCGCCGAACAATGATGAAGCGACTGTGTAA